The sequence TTCCTCACCCTGGTGGTGAGCGTGGGCCTGGGGCTGGCGGCCCTGAGCGCGGTGGGCTTCCTGCGCCGTCGCGGCGCGGAGCGCGGTGAGTTCTACGCGCTGATGCTCTTCGCCTCCGCGGGCATGAGCCTGCTGGCGATGTCGTCGGAGTTCATCACCATCTTCGTCAACATCGAGGTGCTCTCCATCGCGACGTACGCGCTGACGGCCTACCTGCGCCGCGGCACGCGCCCCAGCGAGGCGGGCTTCAAGTACTTCATCCTGGGCGCCTTCTCCTCCGCCATCCTGCTGTACGGCACGGCGCTGCTCTACGGCGCCACGGGCACGACGAAGCTCAACGACATGGCGGGGCCGCTGCAGCAGGCGCTGTCCACCACGCCGGCGCTCGTCTACGTGGGCGCGGTGCTCATCGCCGCGGGCTTCGCGTTCAAGGTCGCGGCCGTGCCGTTCCACATGTGGACGCCGGACGTGTACGAGGGCGCCCCCACCCCGGTGACGGCGCTCATGAGCGCGGGCGTGAAGGCGGCGGCGTTCGCGTCGCTGGTGCGCGTCTTCGTCACGGTGGGCAAGGGCATGGACCCCAAGCTGCCGCTGATGCTCTTCGCCACGCTGGCGCTGCTCACGATGATCGCCGGCAACCTGATGGCCATCCCGCAGCGCAACGTGAAGCGCATGCTGGCGTACTCCTCCATCGCGCACGCGGGCTACCTGCTGCTGGGCGTGGCGGCGCTGTTCGTCGCGGCGCCGGGCGAGCACTTCCGCCTGCTGTCCGCGTCCTCGCTGTCCGGTGGCACGCCGCTGGACGTGGCGCGCTCGGACGCGCTGCGCGGCATCCTCTACTACCTGCTGGCGTACACCTTCAGCGCGACGGGCGCCTTCGCCATGGTCTCCGCGCTGGAGCGCCGCGAGGACGAGGAGAAGGGAACCGCGTGGGACCTGGAGCGCTTCGCGGGCCTCGCGCAGCGCCGTCCGGGTTGGGCCTTCGCCATGGCGGCCTTCATGCTGTCCCTGGGCGGCATCCCCCCCACCGTCGGCTTCATGAGCAAGCTGCTCATCTTCCAGGCGGCCATCGACGTGGGCCTCGTGGGCCTCACCGTGGTGGCGGTGCTCAGCAGCGCGGCGGGCGCGTATTACTACCTGCGCGTCGTGGTCTACATGTTCATGCACCCCATCCCCGAGGGCGCCCAGCCGCTGGAGCGCAACTGGGGCACGGAGGCCGCGCTGGTCATCGCCACCGTCGCCGTCGTCCTGCTGGGCATCCTCCCCGGCCACGTCACCGACTGGCTGGCCCAGGCCGGCACGCTGTTCGGTCAGTAGCCTCCGCCGGCAGCTCGCGGCACCCGACGCCCGCCTCGGCCCCCTGGCCCTGGCGGGCGTTGTCGTTGCGGGGCATGGCTCACGGCGTCACGGCCGGCGAAGGCCGTGGGTGCATTTCAGAAATGAAATGGCTTCGCACCGCGTCATGCGGATCAGCGGCGGGCCAACGGACGATGCGGGGAGCGGAAAAGAAGGCGGCCCGGCACCCGTGAGGGTGTCGGGCCGCGGGTCTTCTCAAGGTGACACACCGGAAGTGCTGAAAGGGTGGGGGGGAACCACTTTCAGCCTCGCTTCGATGCGTCCCGACCTAGCCTTTAGCAGGTGCCATGCCAGCGCTCGCGGAGGACGAAATCCTAGACCTTCCGGGCACTTGGACGCGGGGGCGATGCTGCTGCCTCCATCCTCGCCATTGCAGGCCTGAAATCGCGTTTCAGGGATGAAAACATCCAACGAATTCAGGCGGTTGGTTTTTTCATCCATGAACGGGGCCGAAATCGGATCTGACCTCGTACCGCGAGGCTGGGTGAAGGCCTACCGGGAGGTTATTCGCGGGCGCCCGCGGGCGGACGGAGGTTGAGCCGCTTCATCTTCCGCCACAGCGTGGTGGAGGAGACGCCCAGCTCGTCCGCGACGCGGGTGAGGTCCACGCCGTGGCGCTCCAGGGCCTGGACGATGGCCCGGCGCTCCGCGTCCTCCACCACCTCCGCCAGCGTGGGGCCCGTGGCCTCCGCGCTGGTGGGCCGGGCGTCAGCGGGTGGCGGCTGGCCCGTGGCCTCGGACGGGGCGGTGGTGTCGGGGAGCACGCGGCCCTGGGGGCGCAGCGGGAAGTCCTCGGGGAGCAGCTCGTCGCCCTCCGCGAGCGCGGCGGCCTGCTCCACCAGGTTCTCCAGCTCGCGCACGTTGCCGGGGAAGCGGTACGTCATCAGGTGCTCCACGGCGGCGGCGGACAGGCGCCGGGGCCGGGGGCTGCGGGCGTTGGCGCGCTGCAGGAAGTGCTCGGCCAGCGCGGGCACGTCCTCCAGGCGCTCGCGCAGTGGGGGCACGCGCAGGAGCACCACGTTGAGGCGGTAGTAGAGGTCCTGACGGAAGCGCTTCTCCTTCACCTCCAGCTCGATGTCGCGGTTGGTGGCCGCGGCGATGCGCACGTCCACGCGCAGCGCGGTGGACTCGCCCACGCGGCGCACCTCGCCGTCCTGGAGCGTGCGCAGCAGCTTGGACTGGAAGGTGGGGCTCGTCTCCGTCACCTCGTCGATGAAGAGCGTGCCGTTGTCCGCTTCCTCGAAGAGGCCCCGGCGCGCCTTCACCGCGCCCGTGAAGGCGCCCTTGGCGTGGCCGAAGAGCTCCGTCTCCAGCAGCGTTTCGCTGATGGCGGCGCAGTTGACGGGCACGAAGGGCTGCTTGTTGCGGCGGCTGTGCGCGTGGAGGGCGCGGGCCACCAGCTCCTTGCCCGTGCCGCTCTCGCCCTGGATGAGGACGGTGGCGTCGCTCTGCGCCACGCGCACCAGGCGCGTGGTGAGCTCGCGCATCGCCTGGCTGCGGCCCACCAGCGCGGACAGGCCGTGGCGCTCCGCGAAGTCCGTGGCCAGGCTGTCCACCGCCGCCTGGAGCTTGGCGCGCTCCAGGGCGCGCTCCACGCGGTAGAGCACCTCCCCTTCCTTGAAGGGCTTGGTGATGTAGTCGTACGCGCCCAGGCGCATGGCCTCCACCGCGCTCTCGATGGAGCCGAAGGCCGTCATCATGATGACCTGGAGGCGCGGGGCCACCTCCAGCGCGCGCTTGAGGAGCGTGAGCCCGTCCATGGGCTCCATCTTCAGGTCCGTGAGGAGCAGGTCCACGCGCTCCTTGCCGAGCACGCCCAGGGCCTCCTCGCCGGTGGCGGATTCGAAGATGTCGTAGCCCGCCTGCTTCAGGAGCAGCGCGGTGGTGGCGCGCATGTTGCGCTGGTCGTCCACCACGAGGATGCGGCCTCGGGGAACCGGGGTGGTGGCGTCGGTCATGAGAGGGACTGGGGCTGCGTGAGCGGCAGCCAGAAGGTGAAGGTGGTTCCGCGTCCGGGGGCGCTCTCCACGGCGATCTCGCCGCGGTGCTCCTCCAGGATGCGCTTCACCACCGCCAGCCCCAGGCCGGTGCCCTGGGCCTTGGTGGTGAAGAAGGGTTCGAAGACGCGGTGGAGCAGCTCCGCCGGGATGCCCGGCCCCTGGTCCATCACGTCGATTCTCAGCTGCTCGCGGCCGCCGTGCGTGTCCCGGCGCGCGTGCACCCAGACCTCGCCCCCCTGGGGCATGGACTGGATGGCGTTGACGGCCACGTTGAACAGGGCCTGTCGAATCTGCCGCCGGTCCATGGGGACGGTGGCGAGGCCGGGCTCCACCTCCACGTGGACGCGCACCGCGCGCTCCGTGGAGGCCTGCGCCCGCGCGGCTTCCAGCGCGTCCTGGAGCACGCGCAGCAGGTCCTCCGGCTGGAGCACCGGGTTGCGCGGGCGAGTGAAGTCCAGGAGGTCGGCCACCATGCGGTTGAGGCGGTCGCTCTCCTCCGCGACGATGTCCAGCAACATCGCGGTGTCGCCGCTGGGGCTCATGATGCGCCGGAGCGTGGCCACCGCGTTGAAGATGACGCCCAGGGGGTTGCGCACCTCGTGGGCGACGATGGCGGACAGCTCGCCCAGCGCGGCCAGGCGCTCGCGCTTCACCATCTCCGCGCGGGTGGCGGCCAGCTCCGCGTAGCTGGCCCACAGCGACTCGTAGAGGCGCGCGTTGGCGATGGACAGCGCCAGCTGGCCGCACGTGGCCTCCGCCAGCTCGATCAGCTCCGGGCCGAAGGGGCGCGGGCCGCGCACGTCGTCCACCAGCACCACGCCGATGAGCTCCTCGCGCGAGGTGAGCGGCAGGCCCAGCAGGGCCTTCTCCCCCAGCCGGTCGATGAGCACGGCGCTGACGGACACGCTCGCCGACGTGAGGTCCTCCACGGCGATGGGCTTGCGCTCCAGGGCCACGCGCGCGGCCAGGTCGTCGCTGTCCAGCGGCACCACCACCGTGCGGAACAGGTCGCGGTGGGCCGCCGACGCCGCCGCGCCCCGCAGCACCTTGGCCTGTTCGTCGTAGAGCAGGATGAAGCAGTTGGACACGTCCAGGAGGTGCACCAGGAAGTCGGACGCGACGTCCAGGATGCTCGCCGTCTCCAGCACGCCCGACGTGGTGCGCGCCAGGTCCAGCAGCAGGCGCGACTCCGTGAGCTGGCGCGCCGCCTCCGCGCGAAGGCGGCGCTGCTCCAGCAGCGTCACCAGCAGCTCCGCGAGCGTGGCCAAAAGCCGCGCGTCGCGCTCGTCGAAGGGGCGCTCCTTGCCGCGCAGCGCCTGCACCACGCCCACGCACTCGCCGCCCCGGGTGAGCCGCGCCGCCGTCCCGCTGCCGAAGCGGCCCTCGGACAGCGTCTCCAGCGTCCTGCCCTGCGCCTCCGACGACAGCACGCCGCCGTCCTCGCGCAGCGACGCGGCCAGGAGCACCCCGGTGGCCCGGGCCGCGTCCCCCGCCGTCATGCTCCCCTCCTCCAGCCCCACGTGGGCGGAGAGCCGGGGCGCCTGTCCCGGGTCGGAGGTGACGTGCAGCGACACCGCGCGGGCCTGGAGCAGCTCCGCCACGCGCGCGAGGAACGTCTCCGGCGGCGGGGGCACGGGCTGCGCCACGAAGCGCGCCATCTCCGCCACCGCCTCCACCTCCCAGCGGCTGCGCGCGCCGTCCGCCTGGAGGTTCGCGTCCGCCAGCGCCGCGCCCACCACCTTCGCGAACAGCGTCAGCACCGAGCCGTGCCGGGGCGCCACCCACGGGCCGGCCACCCACAGCACCTCCGACTGGGGCCCGCCCACCGGCAGGTACGCGTGCGTGGGCTGCGCCTGGTCCGCGCCGCCGAACACCGGCCGCCCGTCCGACAGCGCCTCCAGCGCCAGGTGCGAGTCCGCCGGCAGGGACACGCCGTCGCGCACCGCCAGCCGCGTGCCGTCCCAGCGCAGGATGCGCGCCCGGAAGCCCGCGGCCTCCAGGCCCGCCAGCGCCACGCGCCGCACGCCCTCCTCCGAGCGCGCGGACACCAGCCCCGCGGACGTGTCCACCAGCCGCTCCGCCACCACCAGCTCCATGGGCCGGTCCGACATCACCATGCAGCTGAGCAGCAGGGCGAAGCGCCCTCCCTCCAGTTGCAGGGGGTTGGCCTGGACGTACACCTCGCCCGGCGCGCCGTGGACGCTGAGGACCTTGTAGAGCTGCGGGCGTCCGTCCAGCGGCGCGCCCGTGGCCAGCCGCTGGAAGCGGTCCCCCATCCGGCTGCGGTCCTCCGGCTGCACGAAGTCCAGGAAGACGCGGCCCTCCACCTGGTCCAGGGGCAGGCCCAGGAGCCGCGCGTACGCGGCGTTGGCCACCAGGACGCGCCCCTCCGCCTCCAGCACCAGCATGGGCTGGGTGAAGGGCTCCACCAGGGCGCGCAGCTCCCGCTCGCTGTAGACCTTGGGACTCATCCGCGACGCAGCACCCGTTTGTCCCCCACCCTCAGCGTGACCTTCTCCCGGTCGAAGTACTCCGACAGGGGGATGGTGAACTTGCGGCTCTGGCCCACCAGTTCCTTGAAGCCCTGCGTGGTGATCTCCTTGTGGTCCTTCAGGTACGTCACCAGCCGGCCGCGCAAGTCCTCCAGCGCGCCCACGTCGAAGCACAGCTCCTCGCTCACCCGCACGCCCACGCCCGACGCCACCAGCACCTTCAGCAGCTCCTGCAGCTTCGCGGACGGAAGCGCCAGCTTCTGCGCCAGCTCCGTGACGGTGGGCGGCGCGAGCCCCGCCGCGGACAGCTCCGCGGACAGGCGCGTGCGTGCGGCCTCGTCGCCCAGCGTGAGCGTACGGCCCCGGCCCTGCAGGCGCACCAGGTCCTTCTCCGCCTCCACCGAGCCGGCGTCCACCAGCGCCTGCACCACGCGCTGGAACAAGCGCGCGTCCAGTTGGGCGGAGAGCCGCTGACGGAGCTCCTCGCGCGACAGGCCGTCGCGCATGGGCTCGCGCTCGTGGAACGCGGCGAGCAGCGCGAGCGAGCGCTGGCGCAGCCCCTCGAACACGTCCTGCGCCACGTAGAGCCGCCGGTCGCGGTCCACCAGCAGCACCTGCCCCTTCGCGCCCAAGAGCTCCAGCGTGCGCGCGAGCACCTTGGGCGACAGCCCCGAGCGGCCGAACAGCTCCGTCTGCGTGAGCCCCGCGTAGCCTGCCTGCCTGAGGAGCCACGCCAACTGCCCCGCAGCATCGGCTTCCAGGAGCGGCCGCACCACCGAGGACGCGCCCCGGCGCCGGCGCGGCGGCGTGATGGAGAGCACGCGCCCTCCAGCCACCGTGGCGCCCCGGCCCGGCAGCGCGCGCGAGCCGCGCAGGATGAAGCGCTGGCCGACGAGCGCCCCCACCGGAGACTCCAGCCGCAGCTGCGCGAGCCCCGTCTCGCCCGGCGCGAGCGAGTCCAGGTCCAGCAGCGCCACCGTGGCCTCCACCTGCGCGGTGCCCAGGTGCAGCAGCAGCTTGCGGCGCTTCGGCAGCGGCGCTTCCGCGGCGGGCAGCAGCGTCAGCTCCACGTCCAGCATGGACGTCTCCGGCAGCTCGCCCGCGCGCGTGAGCACCATGCCCCGGTGCACGTCCTCCATCTGCACGTCCGCCACGTTCACCGCGGCGCGCTGCCCCGCCTCCACGCGCGTCACCGGCTGCCCGTGCACCTGCACGCCCCGGACGCGAAAGGGGCCCGGCCGCGCGCCGGACGCCGAGGGCAACAGCGCCACCGCGTCGTCCACCGCCAGCGCGCCGGACAACAGCGTGCCCGTCACCACCGTGCCGAAGCCCTTGATGGTGAAGGCCCGGTCCACGGGGAGGAACGCGGGGCCCTCGGAGGGCCGCCGTGGCAGCGTGGCGCCCGCGCGGCCGAGCGCGGCCTTCAACTCCGGCAGCCCCGCGCCCGTGCGCGACGACACGGGCACCACGGGCGCGTCCTCCAGGAAGGTGCCGGCGGTGAGCGCGGCGAGGTCCGCCTCCACCAGCGCGCGCCAGTCGTCGCCCAGCGTCTCCAGCAGGTCCGCCTTGGTGAGCGCGACGACGCCCGCCTTCACGCCGAGCAGCCGGCAGATGTCCAGGTGCTCGCGCGTCTGGGGCATGACGCCCTCGTCGGCGGCCACCACCAGCACCGCCAGGTCCACGCCGCCCGCACCCGCGGCCATGGCCTTCACGAAGCGCTCGTGGCCGGGCACGTCCACCACCCCCGCCACCTGTCCGTCCGGCAGCGGCAGGTGGGCGAAGCCCAGCTCCAGGGTGATGCCCCGCCGCTTCTCCTCCGGGAGCCGGTCGGTGTCGGTGCCCGTCAGCGCCTTCACGAGGGACGTCTTGCCGTGGTCGATGTGCCCCGCCGTCCCGATGATCATCGCTGCGTCAGCGCCCTGGGCTTCAGGCTACGCCCCGGCCTTGTCCGGGTCGTCGTCGAAGTGCGCGTCGCCCATCACGGGCTCGTAGTCCCACGGGAAGACGAAGAGCGCGTCCGTGGACAGCCCCACGTGGTCCGGCGCGAAGCCCTCCGGCCGCGCGATGAGGCACGCGGTGCGGATCTCCTTCGCGCCCACCTTCTTCGCCAGCGCCGTGGCCAGCTCCAGCGTGTCCCCGCTGGAGGCGATGTCGTCCACGATGAGCACGCGGCGGCCCCGGATTTCCGTGGGCATCTCCTCGCTCACCTGCGGCTGGTTGCGCTCCTGGGTGCGCTCCGCCTTGTCGCGGCTGCGGCGGCTGATGCGCACGGGGAAGAACTCGCAGCCGAGCGCGCCCGCGAGCGCCCCGCCCACGAACACGCCGCCATGGGCCACGCCCACCACCGCCTGCGGCTCCCACGCCTGACGGATGGTGCGCGCCAGCTTCTGCACCTTACGGTCGAACTCCGCCCACGACAGCTCCACCACGCCGGTGGACTTGTGGCGGGACTGGTCGCGGCCGGTGGGTTGGCGCGGGGCCTCCACCTGGGGCGCCAGCACCATGTCATTGGGAATGGAGACCAGCTTCTCCGCCCCTTCCTTCTGGGCGGAGGAGGGCACGGCGGACTTCGGGGAAGGGTTGCGCTGGTCCTGGGACTTCGGCGGCGCTGCCCGCTTGATGGCCACGGCGAAAGCTCCGGGGT comes from Corallococcus macrosporus and encodes:
- the selB gene encoding selenocysteine-specific translation elongation factor; translated protein: MIIGTAGHIDHGKTSLVKALTGTDTDRLPEEKRRGITLELGFAHLPLPDGQVAGVVDVPGHERFVKAMAAGAGGVDLAVLVVAADEGVMPQTREHLDICRLLGVKAGVVALTKADLLETLGDDWRALVEADLAALTAGTFLEDAPVVPVSSRTGAGLPELKAALGRAGATLPRRPSEGPAFLPVDRAFTIKGFGTVVTGTLLSGALAVDDAVALLPSASGARPGPFRVRGVQVHGQPVTRVEAGQRAAVNVADVQMEDVHRGMVLTRAGELPETSMLDVELTLLPAAEAPLPKRRKLLLHLGTAQVEATVALLDLDSLAPGETGLAQLRLESPVGALVGQRFILRGSRALPGRGATVAGGRVLSITPPRRRRGASSVVRPLLEADAAGQLAWLLRQAGYAGLTQTELFGRSGLSPKVLARTLELLGAKGQVLLVDRDRRLYVAQDVFEGLRQRSLALLAAFHEREPMRDGLSREELRQRLSAQLDARLFQRVVQALVDAGSVEAEKDLVRLQGRGRTLTLGDEAARTRLSAELSAAGLAPPTVTELAQKLALPSAKLQELLKVLVASGVGVRVSEELCFDVGALEDLRGRLVTYLKDHKEITTQGFKELVGQSRKFTIPLSEYFDREKVTLRVGDKRVLRRG
- a CDS encoding NADH-quinone oxidoreductase subunit N, yielding MNLPNITLAEFLPMLPAIIMVVAASVLLLSEVFLSATASRGYQAVLTVVAAVASGAVAVGLMFEPPREVFLGFGVLDPFSSFLTLVVSVGLGLAALSAVGFLRRRGAERGEFYALMLFASAGMSLLAMSSEFITIFVNIEVLSIATYALTAYLRRGTRPSEAGFKYFILGAFSSAILLYGTALLYGATGTTKLNDMAGPLQQALSTTPALVYVGAVLIAAGFAFKVAAVPFHMWTPDVYEGAPTPVTALMSAGVKAAAFASLVRVFVTVGKGMDPKLPLMLFATLALLTMIAGNLMAIPQRNVKRMLAYSSIAHAGYLLLGVAALFVAAPGEHFRLLSASSLSGGTPLDVARSDALRGILYYLLAYTFSATGAFAMVSALERREDEEKGTAWDLERFAGLAQRRPGWAFAMAAFMLSLGGIPPTVGFMSKLLIFQAAIDVGLVGLTVVAVLSSAAGAYYYLRVVVYMFMHPIPEGAQPLERNWGTEAALVIATVAVVLLGILPGHVTDWLAQAGTLFGQ
- a CDS encoding ATP-binding protein translates to MSPKVYSERELRALVEPFTQPMLVLEAEGRVLVANAAYARLLGLPLDQVEGRVFLDFVQPEDRSRMGDRFQRLATGAPLDGRPQLYKVLSVHGAPGEVYVQANPLQLEGGRFALLLSCMVMSDRPMELVVAERLVDTSAGLVSARSEEGVRRVALAGLEAAGFRARILRWDGTRLAVRDGVSLPADSHLALEALSDGRPVFGGADQAQPTHAYLPVGGPQSEVLWVAGPWVAPRHGSVLTLFAKVVGAALADANLQADGARSRWEVEAVAEMARFVAQPVPPPPETFLARVAELLQARAVSLHVTSDPGQAPRLSAHVGLEEGSMTAGDAARATGVLLAASLREDGGVLSSEAQGRTLETLSEGRFGSGTAARLTRGGECVGVVQALRGKERPFDERDARLLATLAELLVTLLEQRRLRAEAARQLTESRLLLDLARTTSGVLETASILDVASDFLVHLLDVSNCFILLYDEQAKVLRGAAASAAHRDLFRTVVVPLDSDDLAARVALERKPIAVEDLTSASVSVSAVLIDRLGEKALLGLPLTSREELIGVVLVDDVRGPRPFGPELIELAEATCGQLALSIANARLYESLWASYAELAATRAEMVKRERLAALGELSAIVAHEVRNPLGVIFNAVATLRRIMSPSGDTAMLLDIVAEESDRLNRMVADLLDFTRPRNPVLQPEDLLRVLQDALEAARAQASTERAVRVHVEVEPGLATVPMDRRQIRQALFNVAVNAIQSMPQGGEVWVHARRDTHGGREQLRIDVMDQGPGIPAELLHRVFEPFFTTKAQGTGLGLAVVKRILEEHRGEIAVESAPGRGTTFTFWLPLTQPQSLS
- a CDS encoding sigma-54-dependent transcriptional regulator; this encodes MTDATTPVPRGRILVVDDQRNMRATTALLLKQAGYDIFESATGEEALGVLGKERVDLLLTDLKMEPMDGLTLLKRALEVAPRLQVIMMTAFGSIESAVEAMRLGAYDYITKPFKEGEVLYRVERALERAKLQAAVDSLATDFAERHGLSALVGRSQAMRELTTRLVRVAQSDATVLIQGESGTGKELVARALHAHSRRNKQPFVPVNCAAISETLLETELFGHAKGAFTGAVKARRGLFEEADNGTLFIDEVTETSPTFQSKLLRTLQDGEVRRVGESTALRVDVRIAAATNRDIELEVKEKRFRQDLYYRLNVVLLRVPPLRERLEDVPALAEHFLQRANARSPRPRRLSAAAVEHLMTYRFPGNVRELENLVEQAAALAEGDELLPEDFPLRPQGRVLPDTTAPSEATGQPPPADARPTSAEATGPTLAEVVEDAERRAIVQALERHGVDLTRVADELGVSSTTLWRKMKRLNLRPPAGARE
- a CDS encoding phosphoribosyltransferase family protein, with translation MAIKRAAPPKSQDQRNPSPKSAVPSSAQKEGAEKLVSIPNDMVLAPQVEAPRQPTGRDQSRHKSTGVVELSWAEFDRKVQKLARTIRQAWEPQAVVGVAHGGVFVGGALAGALGCEFFPVRISRRSRDKAERTQERNQPQVSEEMPTEIRGRRVLIVDDIASSGDTLELATALAKKVGAKEIRTACLIARPEGFAPDHVGLSTDALFVFPWDYEPVMGDAHFDDDPDKAGA